One segment of Dolichospermum sp. DET69 DNA contains the following:
- a CDS encoding MgtC/SapB family protein, translating to MINFYYVASSDWLNTGFRLCFAALIGAIIGLERQLKNKPAGLRTHMLVSLGSSVFTLITIQVGGTELSADSLSRVVQGIAAGVGFLGAGEILRESSQTSKSPEIHGLTSAAAIWVSAALGIAAGCGLWQLGLMGAVLTVIILHIFKRLEKFY from the coding sequence TTGATAAACTTTTATTATGTTGCCAGCAGTGACTGGTTAAACACGGGGTTTCGTCTGTGTTTCGCTGCATTGATTGGAGCTATAATTGGCTTAGAACGACAACTAAAAAACAAACCGGCAGGTTTGAGAACCCATATGTTAGTAAGTTTGGGTTCATCTGTGTTTACACTCATCACTATTCAAGTGGGTGGTACAGAACTCAGTGCTGATTCTCTTAGTCGTGTAGTTCAAGGTATTGCGGCTGGAGTTGGGTTTTTGGGCGCTGGGGAAATTTTGCGTGAATCTTCCCAAACATCAAAATCACCAGAAATTCATGGTTTGACTTCTGCTGCTGCAATTTGGGTATCCGCTGCTTTGGGAATTGCTGCTGGGTGCGGTTTATGGCAATTGGGATTAATGGGCGCTGTTCTAACTGTAATCATTCTACACATTTTTAAAAGATTAGAAAAATTTTATTAG
- the recF gene encoding DNA replication/repair protein RecF: protein MYLKTLHLKQFRNYQNQKVEFTAAKTILVGNNAQGKSNLLEAVELLATLRSHRMARDRDLIKEGESTAQIHGTLDRIHSHSDLTLTLRRHSRRSVAINGVTVPRQMDFLGVLNAVEFSSLDLELVRGSPEIRRNWLDTLLIQLEPVYAHILHQYHQILRQRNAFLKLYVNTQKKSLQSELTIWDAQLVTAGIRVIIRRDRAIKRLSPIASAWHASISGASEVLQINYAPNIPLEKTSPQELQTAFFAKLQQREIAELHRGITLVGPHRDEVELIINQTPARQYGSQGQQRTLVLALKLAELQLIEEVINEPPLLLLDDVLAELDPSRQNQLLDAIKDRFQTLITTTHLSAFDAQWLKSSQILYVNAGKIDN from the coding sequence ATGTACTTAAAAACTCTACACCTCAAACAATTTCGGAATTACCAAAACCAAAAAGTTGAATTTACCGCTGCTAAAACAATTTTAGTTGGTAATAATGCTCAAGGAAAATCGAACTTGTTAGAGGCTGTGGAGTTATTGGCAACATTGCGATCGCACCGCATGGCACGCGATCGTGATTTAATTAAGGAAGGTGAATCTACAGCCCAAATTCATGGCACCCTAGACCGGATTCATAGCCATAGCGATTTAACTCTCACCCTCCGTCGTCATTCTCGTCGCAGCGTGGCTATAAATGGCGTTACAGTCCCCAGACAAATGGATTTTCTGGGGGTTCTCAATGCTGTGGAGTTTTCTAGCTTGGATTTAGAATTGGTGCGTGGTAGTCCTGAAATTCGTCGCAACTGGCTAGATACACTCTTAATTCAATTAGAACCAGTTTATGCTCACATTTTGCATCAATATCACCAAATTCTACGCCAACGCAATGCTTTTTTAAAACTTTATGTAAATACACAGAAAAAATCTCTACAATCAGAATTAACTATTTGGGATGCACAATTAGTAACTGCTGGTATAAGGGTAATTATCAGAAGAGATAGAGCTATTAAAAGATTATCCCCCATAGCTTCTGCATGGCACGCTAGTATTAGTGGAGCATCCGAAGTTCTGCAAATCAATTATGCTCCTAATATTCCCTTAGAAAAAACTTCTCCTCAAGAATTACAAACGGCTTTTTTTGCTAAACTACAACAGAGAGAAATTGCAGAATTACATCGAGGGATAACTTTAGTCGGACCACACCGCGATGAAGTAGAATTAATTATTAATCAAACTCCTGCCCGTCAATATGGTTCTCAAGGTCAGCAAAGAACATTAGTTTTAGCTTTGAAATTAGCAGAATTACAATTAATTGAAGAAGTGATTAATGAACCACCTTTACTATTATTAGATGATGTTTTAGCCGAATTAGATCCATCCCGCCAAAATCAATTACTTGATGCTATTAAAGACCGATTTCAAACCTTAATTACTACCACTCATTTGAGTGCTTTTGATGCTCAATGGTTGAAATCTTCCCAGATTTTATATGTAAATGCAGGGAAAATAGATAATTGA
- a CDS encoding transglutaminase, with translation MSFSLPSLTVSQMFGQKIIRPFTAATLYGITFIEDRLIAIDTVKGHLLEIDPLSDNSKIINPHQVREFQEVTGLAVWQDNLWVTRGNSVYLCKLASLGLEHFITLPYEADGVAVWESTVYVSCQRLGYILIFDRDTRKEITRFYAPGVGIENLAVSKDTLWVCDRTEQTVYSMDRATGEVRFSVLTPFDSPTGIAVHGQDDTGKDRIYVAYSSEEPYIRDNPNADPCFELTYRDRTFIHSLQYHYQEDKRYALSNGYLIEMSYLEEISPLDEVYLANIEWRIALPSETERQKVKQVEPIGLPFTEEIIEGQRVAVFKFDTLAPGERHVFGWKALVEVRGIKHRITPKDVEKLPELSPELKTRYLVDDDDLAMDTDIVIRAARAAVGSETNLLRKMYSIRNYVYDQLSYAIKPHIDSPDIALERGTGSCGEYVGVLLALCRLNGIPCRTVGRYKCPVYAEHQGVPLQPDFNHVWLEFYIPGIGWLPMESNPDDLEEGGPYPTRFFMGLCWYHIEIGKGITFETLSRDGIRLTKEEISLGDLAINHIRFTILKELPPF, from the coding sequence ATGAGTTTTTCACTACCCAGTTTAACGGTGAGCCAGATGTTTGGGCAAAAAATAATCAGACCATTTACTGCTGCCACCCTGTATGGTATTACTTTCATTGAAGATAGACTTATTGCTATTGATACGGTCAAAGGTCATCTATTAGAAATTGACCCCCTTAGCGATAACAGTAAAATTATCAATCCCCACCAAGTCCGCGAATTTCAAGAAGTTACAGGTTTAGCGGTGTGGCAGGATAATCTCTGGGTAACTCGTGGTAATAGTGTATATCTGTGCAAACTGGCATCTTTAGGTTTGGAGCATTTTATAACTTTACCTTATGAGGCTGATGGTGTTGCTGTTTGGGAATCTACAGTTTATGTCAGTTGTCAAAGACTTGGCTATATTTTGATTTTTGACCGTGATACTCGCAAGGAAATCACTAGATTTTATGCCCCTGGTGTCGGTATAGAAAATTTGGCAGTTAGCAAAGATACTCTGTGGGTATGCGATCGCACGGAACAAACAGTTTACTCTATGGATAGAGCCACTGGAGAAGTTCGTTTTAGTGTTCTCACTCCTTTTGATTCTCCTACAGGTATTGCCGTTCATGGACAAGATGACACAGGTAAAGATCGGATTTATGTCGCGTACTCCAGTGAAGAACCCTATATCCGAGATAATCCCAACGCTGATCCTTGTTTTGAATTAACCTACCGCGATCGCACCTTTATTCATTCCCTACAATATCATTACCAAGAGGATAAACGCTACGCCCTCTCTAATGGCTATTTGATAGAAATGTCCTATCTTGAGGAAATTTCCCCCCTTGATGAAGTTTATTTAGCCAATATAGAATGGCGCATTGCTTTACCCTCAGAAACAGAACGGCAAAAAGTCAAACAAGTTGAACCCATTGGTTTACCTTTCACAGAAGAAATCATTGAGGGACAAAGAGTAGCCGTCTTTAAATTTGATACCCTCGCCCCCGGTGAACGTCATGTATTTGGCTGGAAAGCACTCGTAGAAGTACGCGGTATTAAACATCGTATCACGCCCAAAGATGTAGAAAAATTGCCAGAACTGTCACCAGAATTAAAAACCCGCTATCTGGTAGATGATGATGATTTAGCAATGGATACTGATATTGTTATCCGTGCAGCCCGCGCCGCAGTTGGTTCGGAAACTAACCTATTACGGAAAATGTACAGTATCCGCAACTACGTCTACGATCAATTATCTTATGCCATCAAGCCCCATATTGATTCACCCGATATAGCTTTAGAGCGGGGTACTGGTTCTTGTGGCGAATATGTAGGTGTATTACTGGCACTATGTCGCCTTAATGGTATTCCTTGTCGCACTGTCGGTAGATATAAATGTCCAGTTTATGCCGAACATCAGGGAGTTCCTCTCCAACCCGATTTTAATCATGTTTGGTTAGAATTTTATATTCCTGGAATTGGTTGGTTACCAATGGAATCTAATCCTGATGATCTTGAAGAAGGTGGTCCATATCCCACACGGTTCTTTATGGGCTTATGTTGGTATCATATCGAGATTGGTAAAGGTATAACCTTTGAAACTCTCAGCAGAGACGGAATCCGCTTAACTAAAGAAGAGATTTCACTGGGTGACTTGGCTATTAACCATATTCGATTTACGATTCTGAAAGAATTACCACCTTTTTAA
- a CDS encoding cation-transporting P-type ATPase → MSAHSLPEATNLWHGLAVDKALEMLDSDANSGLTSQEVEQRRQKHGLNELEEHGGRSPWQILLDQFTNIMLLMLIAVALISGLLDLLALTGGTLKPGEVPFKDTIAIMAIVILNGILGYVQESRAEKALAALKKLSSPSVRVLRDGKLGDIAAKELVPGDVMLLEAGVQIAADGRLIEQSNLQVRESALTGEAEAVNKQAILTLPEDAPLGDRLNSVFQGTEVVQGRAKVLVTNTGMRTELGKIAAMLQSVETEPTPLQQRMTQLGNVLVTGSLILVAIVVGGGLIHDLTQGIGWKNLQELVEVSLSMAVAVVPEGLPAVITVTLALGTQRMVKHNALIRKLPAVETLGSVTTICSDKTGTLTQNKMVVQSVYTNNSTFRVTGEGYAPMGDFQLNGEKASLEECPEISALLVPCAVCNDAVLQQQQGEWAILGDPTEGALVTLAGKAGIEQDQWSSKLPRVSEFPFSSERKRMSVICQLEAVATGDSSFSTIDPAIAGFAESHQKYLMFTKGSPELTLERCTKIHLGNHAVPINEEHRSQIQVANDQLASKGLRVLGFAYKPLSEVPPDGSHDTSETDLVWLGLVGMLDAPRPEVRAAVQECRHAGIRPVMITGDHQLTAQAIAIDLGIAQAGDRVLTGKELQLLSDQELEEQVDLVSIYARVSPEHKLRIVQALQRRGRFVAMTGDGVNDAPALKQADIGIAMGITGTDVSKEASDMILLDDNFATIVAATKEGRVVYTNIRRFIKYILGSNIGEVLTIAAAPLLGLGGVPLTPLQILWMNLVTDGLPALALAVEPPEPDVMERPPFSPRESIFARGLGSYMIRIGIVFAIITIILMEWAYKHSHAVGYQGHPDTWKTMVFTSLCLAQMGHAIAIRSNNRLTIEMNPLSNPFVLGSVVVTTILQLMLIYVPPLRSFFGTHELSLSELGICIGFSALMFVWIEGEKIFFRFMGKKTV, encoded by the coding sequence ATGTCTGCTCATTCTTTACCTGAAGCTACCAACCTCTGGCATGGCTTGGCAGTTGATAAAGCTCTAGAAATGCTTGATAGTGACGCAAACAGCGGATTAACCTCCCAAGAAGTTGAACAGCGTCGCCAGAAACATGGCCTCAATGAACTCGAAGAACATGGTGGTCGTAGCCCTTGGCAAATTCTGCTAGATCAGTTTACCAATATCATGTTATTGATGCTGATTGCCGTTGCCCTGATTTCTGGTTTGTTGGATTTGCTGGCTTTGACTGGGGGGACATTGAAACCCGGTGAAGTGCCATTTAAAGACACAATTGCCATTATGGCCATAGTTATCCTCAATGGTATTTTGGGCTATGTGCAAGAAAGCCGTGCTGAGAAAGCGTTAGCAGCCCTAAAAAAATTATCTTCTCCCTCAGTCCGAGTCCTTCGTGACGGTAAACTGGGGGATATAGCAGCTAAGGAACTAGTACCAGGGGATGTGATGCTGCTGGAAGCTGGGGTGCAAATAGCTGCTGATGGTCGCTTAATAGAACAGTCTAATTTACAAGTGCGAGAATCAGCCCTCACAGGCGAAGCTGAGGCTGTCAATAAGCAAGCCATACTTACATTACCAGAAGATGCACCATTAGGCGATCGCCTGAACTCAGTTTTTCAAGGCACAGAAGTTGTCCAAGGCCGGGCAAAAGTGCTGGTGACTAACACGGGAATGCGGACGGAATTAGGCAAAATTGCCGCCATGTTGCAGTCTGTAGAAACTGAACCTACACCTTTACAGCAACGCATGACCCAACTGGGTAACGTTCTCGTTACTGGTTCTTTAATTCTTGTAGCCATAGTTGTGGGTGGTGGACTTATCCATGATTTGACTCAGGGAATAGGCTGGAAGAACTTACAAGAACTAGTAGAAGTTTCTTTAAGTATGGCGGTGGCGGTAGTTCCTGAAGGTTTACCGGCTGTAATCACCGTTACCCTAGCCTTGGGAACTCAGCGCATGGTAAAACATAATGCCTTAATTCGCAAGCTCCCAGCGGTGGAAACTCTCGGTTCTGTAACTACTATTTGTTCTGATAAAACCGGGACACTGACCCAAAATAAAATGGTGGTGCAGTCTGTCTACACTAATAATTCTACCTTTCGGGTCACGGGAGAAGGTTATGCTCCCATGGGCGATTTTCAGTTAAATGGTGAAAAAGCCAGTTTAGAAGAATGTCCAGAAATTTCCGCCTTGCTTGTTCCCTGTGCAGTTTGTAATGATGCGGTTCTGCAACAACAACAAGGAGAATGGGCAATTTTAGGCGACCCGACAGAAGGGGCTTTAGTCACTTTGGCAGGAAAAGCCGGCATTGAACAAGACCAATGGAGTAGTAAATTACCTCGCGTTTCGGAATTTCCCTTTTCCTCAGAACGCAAACGCATGAGTGTGATTTGTCAATTGGAAGCTGTGGCTACGGGTGACTCTTCCTTCTCAACTATTGACCCAGCCATTGCTGGTTTTGCAGAATCTCACCAAAAATACCTGATGTTTACCAAGGGTTCACCAGAGTTAACCTTGGAAAGATGTACAAAAATCCATTTGGGTAATCATGCAGTTCCTATCAACGAAGAACACCGTAGCCAAATTCAGGTAGCTAATGACCAACTAGCAAGTAAGGGTTTACGGGTATTAGGTTTTGCCTATAAACCTCTATCTGAAGTTCCCCCAGATGGTTCTCATGATACATCTGAGACTGATTTAGTCTGGTTGGGATTGGTGGGAATGTTAGATGCACCTCGTCCTGAAGTTAGGGCGGCTGTGCAAGAATGTCGTCATGCTGGTATTCGTCCGGTAATGATTACTGGCGACCATCAATTAACTGCTCAAGCGATCGCTATTGATTTGGGAATTGCCCAAGCAGGTGATAGAGTCCTCACTGGTAAGGAATTGCAACTGCTCAGTGACCAAGAATTAGAAGAACAGGTAGATTTAGTTAGTATTTACGCCAGAGTCTCCCCTGAACACAAATTAAGAATCGTTCAAGCATTGCAACGTCGCGGGCGATTTGTGGCAATGACAGGGGATGGTGTGAATGATGCTCCTGCCCTCAAGCAAGCTGATATAGGCATCGCTATGGGCATCACAGGCACAGATGTGAGCAAAGAAGCCAGCGACATGATTCTCCTAGATGACAACTTTGCCACGATAGTTGCAGCAACTAAAGAAGGTAGAGTTGTTTATACCAATATTCGCCGCTTTATTAAATACATCTTGGGCAGTAATATTGGTGAAGTTCTCACCATTGCGGCTGCACCATTATTAGGATTGGGAGGCGTTCCCCTGACTCCTTTGCAAATTCTTTGGATGAATTTAGTCACAGACGGTTTACCAGCTTTAGCATTAGCTGTAGAACCACCAGAGCCTGATGTCATGGAGCGTCCCCCTTTCAGTCCCCGTGAAAGTATTTTTGCCAGGGGATTAGGTTCTTACATGATTCGCATTGGGATTGTTTTTGCCATCATTACAATTATTCTCATGGAATGGGCTTACAAACATTCTCATGCAGTTGGGTATCAGGGACATCCAGATACTTGGAAAACAATGGTATTTACTTCATTATGTCTGGCACAAATGGGTCATGCGATCGCTATTCGTTCCAATAATAGACTTACTATTGAAATGAATCCTTTATCTAATCCCTTTGTTTTAGGATCTGTAGTTGTCACCACAATTTTGCAGTTGATGTTAATTTACGTTCCTCCCCTGCGATCTTTCTTTGGTACTCATGAACTCAGTCTTTCAGAATTAGGAATTTGTATTGGATTTAGTGCTTTAATGTTTGTTTGGATTGAAGGAGAAAAGATTTTCTTCCGCTTTATGGGCAAAAAAACTGTTTAA
- a CDS encoding phosphoenolpyruvate synthase — protein MDKLYWLDQIKLQDRARVGVQAFYLSKIKQSGYPVLPGFVVEADVLRQFLETLNSSESLIADLPHSSLHLDVNNWRQLQQVAGRLRQEIISATVPPHWVRTIFQAARQWQRSSLILRPSLAISTNQEMKNISGLLESVYCPCEEEEIGKALKLLWSQLFRARSLLYWRSVGISLPTINLGVLVQPVNNAIASGIINTKSSGWDIEATWGLGLAITNGEVLPDVYYIEPKTGVVTERQLGNKMLAYRLNHDTAFSAQQLQPTLDTNFLLAYLLEESQQQEYALPEEYLQELITLGNQVVGELGTNLTMKWTIAQESLSTKLYITEVTVPQPLNKNVQFIQGIGAARGRIIANTYILSSSQKPIQVPKGVILIASVITPDCLPLLQGVAGIITEQGGLTSHGAILARELGIPAVVSATGATTLLQTGEKLLLDGDKGEVYRLTEDGEKFSSEEMEGLINQEKNVNYQPTNLPIIATKLLVNLSQERLIEQVQYLPVDGVGLLRSELMMLNILEGKHPREWIIEGNQAELLELLSEQIKQFARAFSPRPIFYRSLDYLSYNLPSLSTETSSILGERGVFNYMKNPAVFELELQALAIVQASGYRNINLLLPFVRSVEEFIFCRHKVEQAGLTQISQFQLWIMAEVPSVLFLLPEYIKAGVAGISIGTNDLTQLLLGIDREQGKLGTIFDESHPAVMAAIAQLIKMAQSGGIPCSICGQAPVLYPEIIDQLIAWGITSISVEPEAVERTYQAIARAEQRLILAAARKQLGNL, from the coding sequence GTGGATAAACTCTATTGGCTTGACCAAATTAAATTACAAGACCGCGCCAGGGTTGGCGTTCAGGCGTTTTACTTAAGCAAAATTAAACAAAGTGGCTATCCTGTTCTACCGGGTTTTGTCGTAGAGGCAGATGTTTTGCGGCAATTTCTAGAAACTCTCAATAGTTCGGAGTCACTAATTGCTGATTTGCCCCATTCTTCCCTACATTTAGATGTCAATAATTGGCGACAACTTCAACAGGTAGCTGGCCGCTTACGTCAGGAAATTATCTCAGCCACTGTGCCACCTCATTGGGTAAGGACAATTTTTCAAGCAGCGAGACAATGGCAAAGAAGCAGTTTAATTTTGCGTCCGAGTCTGGCAATATCAACTAACCAAGAGATGAAAAATATATCTGGGTTATTAGAGTCGGTATATTGTCCTTGCGAAGAAGAGGAAATAGGCAAAGCTTTAAAATTACTTTGGAGTCAGTTATTCCGGGCTAGAAGTTTACTATATTGGCGGAGTGTGGGTATTAGTCTGCCCACAATTAATTTAGGGGTATTAGTACAACCAGTTAATAATGCGATCGCTTCCGGTATAATCAATACTAAATCATCGGGATGGGATATTGAAGCTACTTGGGGTTTAGGATTAGCAATTACCAACGGTGAAGTATTACCAGATGTTTACTACATAGAACCAAAAACTGGGGTGGTAACAGAACGACAATTGGGTAATAAAATGTTGGCCTATCGTCTTAATCATGACACTGCTTTCTCTGCCCAACAACTACAACCAACATTAGATACTAATTTTTTACTAGCTTATCTTTTGGAAGAATCTCAACAACAAGAATATGCTTTACCAGAAGAATATTTACAAGAATTAATTACTCTGGGGAATCAAGTAGTCGGTGAACTGGGGACAAATTTAACAATGAAATGGACAATTGCCCAAGAATCCTTGTCCACCAAACTCTATATTACAGAAGTCACTGTTCCCCAACCTCTAAACAAGAATGTCCAATTTATTCAAGGTATTGGGGCAGCCAGAGGCAGAATTATTGCTAATACCTATATTCTTAGTTCATCACAAAAACCAATACAAGTTCCCAAAGGAGTAATTCTCATCGCATCAGTGATTACTCCTGATTGCTTACCTTTACTACAAGGAGTTGCTGGCATTATTACAGAACAAGGGGGATTAACTAGCCACGGGGCAATTTTAGCCAGGGAGTTAGGCATTCCTGCGGTTGTGAGTGCCACTGGTGCAACCACTCTTTTACAAACAGGTGAAAAATTATTACTAGATGGGGATAAGGGAGAAGTCTATCGTCTCACAGAAGATGGGGAAAAGTTTTCTAGTGAGGAGATGGAAGGATTAATTAATCAGGAAAAAAACGTTAATTATCAGCCTACTAATCTACCAATAATTGCAACTAAGTTACTCGTAAATTTGAGTCAAGAGCGATTAATTGAACAAGTACAATATTTGCCTGTAGATGGAGTAGGATTATTACGTTCAGAATTGATGATGTTAAATATTCTGGAGGGAAAACATCCTCGAGAATGGATAATAGAAGGCAATCAGGCGGAATTATTAGAGTTATTATCTGAACAAATTAAGCAGTTTGCTCGCGCTTTTTCACCTAGACCTATTTTTTATCGCTCTTTAGATTATCTATCATACAATTTACCATCATTGAGTACAGAGACATCATCAATTCTTGGTGAAAGAGGTGTTTTTAATTATATGAAAAATCCGGCAGTTTTTGAATTGGAATTACAAGCTTTAGCGATAGTTCAAGCATCTGGGTATAGAAATATTAATTTGTTATTACCTTTTGTTCGCAGTGTTGAAGAATTTATCTTTTGTCGTCATAAAGTTGAGCAAGCTGGGTTAACGCAAATATCCCAGTTTCAATTGTGGATAATGGCAGAAGTTCCTAGTGTATTATTTCTCTTACCTGAATATATTAAAGCTGGTGTGGCAGGTATTTCCATAGGCACAAATGATTTAACTCAATTACTATTAGGAATAGATCGAGAACAGGGAAAACTAGGGACAATATTTGATGAAAGTCATCCCGCAGTCATGGCAGCGATCGCTCAATTAATTAAAATGGCTCAATCTGGGGGTATTCCCTGTTCTATCTGTGGTCAAGCCCCGGTGCTTTATCCAGAAATAATTGATCAATTAATTGCATGGGGGATCACTTCTATTTCTGTAGAACCGGAAGCTGTAGAAAGGACTTATCAAGCGATCGCTCGTGCTGAACAACGGTTAATCTTAGCAGCAGCAAGGAAGCAACTAGGGAATTTGTAA